Proteins co-encoded in one Ignavibacteria bacterium genomic window:
- a CDS encoding delta-aminolevulinic acid dehydratase produces MMEVLHKSVSYLQNYIKEENYRGFDPYDALSSPLFKIPFLKANKIIRLGFQQVIKRIPVNLRQILGIRKSLNPVTIGLVIPAYAYIMQLDPSNNGLSKEVNNLLDILEKTSSKGYSGICWGYDFDWEAKYAKIPAYTPTIVATGIITNGLFESYKLLKNERMYEMCKSACDFINKDLNRFYEGSTFCWSYSPFDNQKVYNATLKGARLFSQVYSIEKKNYNLLEQARQTVLFSLNSQNPDGSWSYSKGDSRVWVDNFHTGYVLDCLREYKENSGDQAPDMSIKKGLDYYINTFFKDNIIPKYYNNSLYPIDSTSIAQSIITLTNFNFFKIALDIAQWSISNMQDRDGYFYYQNHRFYTNKISYMRWSNAWMFNALSKLLYFVGK; encoded by the coding sequence ATGATGGAAGTATTACATAAATCAGTTTCATACCTGCAAAATTATATAAAAGAAGAAAATTATAGGGGATTCGATCCATATGACGCTTTAAGTTCTCCATTATTTAAAATACCTTTTTTAAAAGCCAATAAAATTATTAGATTAGGATTCCAGCAAGTAATTAAAAGGATTCCTGTTAATTTAAGGCAAATATTAGGTATTAGAAAAAGTCTTAATCCTGTAACTATAGGTCTTGTGATTCCAGCATACGCTTATATTATGCAATTAGATCCTTCAAATAATGGTTTAAGCAAGGAGGTTAATAACTTATTAGATATTCTAGAAAAGACAAGTTCAAAAGGTTATTCTGGAATATGCTGGGGATACGATTTTGATTGGGAGGCAAAATATGCTAAAATTCCGGCTTATACTCCGACTATCGTTGCAACAGGTATAATAACCAATGGATTGTTCGAAAGTTATAAATTACTTAAAAATGAAAGAATGTATGAAATGTGTAAATCAGCTTGTGATTTTATTAACAAAGATCTGAATAGATTTTATGAAGGAAGTACTTTCTGTTGGTCATACTCACCGTTTGACAATCAAAAGGTCTATAATGCGACTTTAAAAGGGGCTAGATTATTTTCTCAGGTTTATTCAATAGAAAAGAAAAACTATAACTTACTTGAACAGGCAAGGCAAACAGTTTTATTTTCTTTAAATTCACAAAATCCTGATGGTAGTTGGAGCTATTCAAAAGGAGATTCACGTGTATGGGTAGATAATTTCCATACAGGTTATGTTTTGGATTGCTTGAGGGAATATAAAGAAAACTCAGGGGATCAAGCTCCAGATATGTCAATAAAGAAAGGATTAGATTATTATATTAATACTTTCTTTAAAGATAATATTATACCGAAATACTATAATAATTCGTTATATCCGATTGATTCCACATCAATTGCTCAATCAATAATTACTTTAACTAATTTTAATTTTTTTAAAATTGCCTTGGATATTGCACAATGGTCAATTAGTAATATGCAAGATAGAGATGGATATTTCTATTATCAAAACCACAGATTTTATACTAATAAGATCTCGTATATGCGATGGTCAAATGCATGGATGTTTAATGCGTTGTCAAAATTATTGTACTTTGTTGGGAAATGA
- a CDS encoding DUF354 domain-containing protein produces the protein MIWFDFDNSPHVQIFRPILKKLESICIDYQITARDFAQTINLLQLYNLDYKEVGYYGGKNKLSKIFNLFTRSQELIKFIKGKNIVKAVNHGSRTQVIAARRLGIKSIVMMDYEYTENRIFNYFSDYILLPQIIPDNRLKETGFNLRKILRYDGLKEEIYLGGFIPEEKFRESINVNLKDVLVTIRPPSMTSNYHNKFSEKILLNILSRLTQIKDVTTIIVPRTVIDKKFIETSIRLTENIRFLDKSVDGLQLLYASDICISGGGTMNRESALLGTKTFSIFTGKKPFVDEYLERKELISYLKDESDVKKINFINYCKDKKVNIKNNLVDKITDLIININ, from the coding sequence ATGATCTGGTTTGACTTTGATAATTCGCCGCATGTTCAGATATTTAGACCTATACTAAAAAAGCTTGAATCAATTTGTATTGATTATCAAATTACTGCACGGGACTTTGCCCAAACAATTAATTTATTGCAATTGTATAATCTTGATTACAAGGAAGTTGGCTATTATGGAGGGAAAAATAAGTTATCAAAAATATTCAATCTATTTACGAGAAGCCAAGAACTTATAAAATTTATTAAAGGGAAAAATATAGTAAAAGCTGTAAATCATGGATCAAGAACCCAAGTTATTGCAGCAAGAAGATTAGGAATAAAATCAATTGTAATGATGGATTACGAATATACTGAAAACAGAATTTTTAATTATTTTTCTGATTATATATTATTACCACAAATAATACCAGACAACAGACTAAAAGAGACCGGATTTAACTTAAGAAAAATATTACGGTACGATGGTCTTAAAGAGGAAATATATTTAGGGGGTTTTATCCCTGAGGAAAAATTTAGGGAAAGCATAAATGTTAATTTGAAAGATGTTTTGGTGACAATCAGACCACCTAGTATGACTTCGAATTATCACAACAAATTCAGCGAAAAGATTCTTCTAAATATTTTATCAAGACTTACGCAAATTAAGGATGTTACGACAATAATTGTTCCAAGAACAGTTATAGATAAAAAGTTTATAGAAACCAGTATAAGGTTAACAGAAAATATTAGATTTCTTGATAAATCAGTAGATGGATTACAGTTACTATATGCATCTGATATATGTATTAGTGGTGGGGGTACAATGAACAGAGAATCCGCTCTATTGGGTACTAAAACATTTAGTATATTTACTGGCAAAAAGCCTTTTGTTGATGAATATCTTGAAAGGAAGGAGTTAATATCCTACCTTAAAGATGAAAGCGACGTTAAAAAAATAAATTTTATAAATTATTGTAAAGACAAAAAAGTGAATATTAAAAATAATTTAGTTGATAAGATAACTGATTTGATAATTAATATAAATTAA
- a CDS encoding DegT/DnrJ/EryC1/StrS family aminotransferase, with product MKIPFLDLKVQYESIKNEIGVAIQKVLDNTAFALGQSVSDFEANFGKAHDVKNCSGVSSGTDGNHMVLWALGIGPEDEVIIPVNTFIATAWGATLCGAKPVFVDIDSRSYNIDAKSLLKSITTKTKAIVAVHLYGQPADMDAINEELISNDFELTGTGKYRKQKTGQEIYLVEDCAQSHIAEYKGRKVGGLGLASSFSFYPGKNLGAYGEGGAVCTNNDELGVKFKMLRDHGCRQKYVHEIYGHNYRMEGIQGAVLGVKLNYLNSWTEGRRKVAARYYDLLKNCDSIILPEEMYYSKHVYHLFVIQVKNGRRDELGKFLNDNGIATGLHYPIPLHLQPCFNHLGYKRGDFPITENLANRGLSLPMYAELTDEHILYIAEKVIEFFKSN from the coding sequence ATGAAAATACCATTTTTAGATTTAAAAGTGCAATATGAGTCAATCAAAAACGAGATAGGTGTTGCAATTCAAAAAGTATTGGATAATACAGCATTTGCTCTTGGGCAATCAGTTTCTGATTTTGAAGCAAATTTTGGGAAAGCCCATGACGTAAAAAATTGTTCAGGAGTCAGTTCCGGAACGGACGGAAATCACATGGTATTATGGGCGCTTGGCATCGGTCCCGAAGATGAAGTTATTATTCCAGTTAATACATTCATTGCCACAGCCTGGGGGGCGACACTCTGCGGGGCTAAACCTGTTTTTGTTGATATAGATTCGAGATCATATAACATTGATGCCAAGTCATTATTAAAGTCAATTACTACAAAAACTAAGGCAATAGTTGCTGTTCATTTGTATGGACAGCCTGCGGATATGGATGCTATTAATGAAGAATTAATTAGTAATGATTTTGAGTTGACCGGTACAGGAAAATACCGTAAACAAAAGACAGGTCAGGAGATTTATTTAGTTGAAGATTGTGCACAGTCTCATATTGCGGAATACAAAGGAAGGAAAGTCGGAGGTTTGGGGTTGGCATCGTCATTTAGTTTTTACCCCGGAAAAAATCTTGGAGCTTATGGTGAAGGGGGAGCAGTATGCACGAATAATGATGAGTTAGGAGTAAAATTTAAGATGCTAAGAGATCATGGATGCAGGCAGAAATATGTTCATGAAATTTACGGGCATAATTACAGAATGGAAGGAATTCAGGGTGCAGTTTTAGGGGTAAAGCTTAATTACCTAAATAGCTGGACCGAAGGAAGAAGAAAAGTAGCAGCAAGGTATTATGACTTGCTTAAAAATTGTGATAGTATTATCCTTCCCGAGGAAATGTATTACTCTAAACATGTATATCATTTATTTGTAATTCAGGTAAAAAATGGGAGAAGAGATGAATTAGGGAAATTTCTTAATGATAACGGAATTGCAACCGGATTGCACTATCCAATCCCATTGCATTTGCAACCCTGTTTTAATCACTTAGGTTATAAAAGAGGAGATTTTCCCATAACAGAAAATTTAGCGAACAGAGGATTATCACTTCCGATGTATGCAGAATTAACAGATGAGCATATTCTTTATATAGCTGAGAAGGTTATAGAATTCTTTAAAAGCAATTAA
- a CDS encoding capsule assembly Wzi family protein yields MRIRIFILLIFIVVVTVDGLTQVELVPVSNPVYLFLKKMQVKGVIPDYNSSNIPISREEVANNLKIINRQSKDIDKIDKDMLNDYDIEFGYDLNRGMENTSDLFEKNFNIKRLFDNNKQKYIYSYADSLATMFIDGTGNFSYRQSSGDSLGNNKIILGEIGGRIRGTLFNSLGYYLRISNGAKLFGDQNAINFAAETDPILRGNTKFYYENKNFDTYEGYLRYRTQNNLFAITIGKEALNMGFGYIDKLYLSNNTVPFPFGKVDLKYKAFSYTFVYGSLKGDSLGRDLNWKSIALHRLNIRPSKFINLGLYESVVFTSTPFSWEYLNPFGFLISADMNVGAEKSFENNTFLGLDFELTFIKDLAFQGTIMIDDLDFETIGNNDKTYNTNRFGWQFGGLWVNAFTLPNLSFAVEYTRLDPFMYAHKSNKNSYTNWSMSLGHRLQPNSDEIAIKLGYDITNRIKLSFVYQYQRSGGGFLFDSTGNIKQNYGGDINRGDYWYIEKNRFLQGDRTNRNIFTLSCIIEPIKQYFLEAKFYYRNSSLIYLNKTYNDFYFWITAKIDY; encoded by the coding sequence ATGAGAATTAGAATCTTTATTCTTTTAATTTTTATTGTAGTAGTGACGGTGGATGGATTGACACAAGTTGAACTGGTACCAGTTAGTAACCCAGTTTATTTATTTTTGAAAAAGATGCAAGTTAAGGGTGTGATACCAGATTACAATTCATCAAATATTCCAATTTCGAGGGAAGAGGTAGCAAATAATCTAAAAATTATCAATCGCCAAAGTAAAGATATAGATAAAATAGATAAAGACATGCTTAATGATTATGATATTGAGTTTGGATATGACTTGAATAGAGGCATGGAAAATACATCAGATTTATTTGAGAAAAATTTTAATATCAAAAGATTATTTGATAATAATAAACAAAAATATATCTACAGTTATGCAGATTCTTTAGCAACAATGTTTATAGATGGAACAGGTAATTTTTCTTATCGACAATCGAGCGGGGATTCGCTAGGAAATAATAAAATTATACTTGGAGAAATTGGTGGTAGGATAAGGGGTACTTTATTTAATTCCTTGGGTTACTATCTGAGAATCTCAAATGGAGCGAAATTATTTGGTGATCAGAATGCAATCAATTTTGCTGCTGAAACTGATCCAATATTGAGAGGTAATACAAAATTTTACTATGAAAATAAGAATTTTGACACCTATGAAGGATATTTGCGATATAGAACTCAAAACAACTTATTTGCGATTACAATAGGTAAAGAAGCTTTAAACATGGGATTTGGATATATAGATAAGTTGTATCTATCGAATAATACCGTTCCATTTCCATTTGGTAAAGTCGATTTAAAATATAAAGCGTTTTCTTATACTTTTGTGTATGGCAGTTTAAAAGGTGATTCTTTAGGGAGAGATTTAAATTGGAAAAGCATAGCTTTGCACAGATTAAATATCAGACCAAGTAAGTTTATTAATCTAGGATTATATGAATCTGTTGTTTTTACTTCTACTCCTTTCAGTTGGGAATATTTGAATCCATTTGGTTTTCTTATATCAGCAGATATGAATGTTGGAGCAGAAAAATCATTTGAAAATAATACATTCTTAGGATTAGATTTTGAATTAACTTTTATTAAAGATTTGGCTTTTCAAGGAACGATTATGATAGATGATCTAGATTTTGAGACTATCGGGAATAATGATAAGACGTATAATACAAACAGGTTTGGCTGGCAATTCGGAGGATTATGGGTAAATGCATTTACTTTACCAAATTTGTCTTTTGCAGTTGAATATACAAGATTAGACCCGTTTATGTATGCACATAAATCGAATAAGAATTCTTACACAAACTGGTCGATGTCATTAGGTCACAGATTACAACCAAATTCAGACGAAATAGCCATAAAATTGGGATATGATATTACGAACAGAATAAAATTATCATTTGTCTATCAATACCAAAGATCCGGAGGAGGATTCTTGTTTGATTCAACGGGAAATATAAAGCAAAATTATGGAGGTGACATTAATAGAGGAGACTATTGGTATATAGAAAAGAACAGGTTTCTTCAGGGAGATAGAACAAACAGGAACATTTTTACCCTCTCTTGTATAATAGAACCGATTAAACAATATTTTCTTGAAGCCAAATTTTATTACAGAAATTCCAGTCTAATTTATTTAAACAAGACATACAATGATTTTTATTTTTGGATTACTGCAAAGATTGATTATTAG